In Bacillus kexueae, the following proteins share a genomic window:
- a CDS encoding PepSY domain-containing protein → MKWKNFLIGAGVGLLLGYSAKQLLQKERLSPNQALSIVKKMFKEKGPISGSWIYTIPQTITLHDLSYNVYKVGISRTFKDKAEQYEAFVDVETGDVLKIEKLT, encoded by the coding sequence ATGAAGTGGAAAAATTTTTTAATCGGGGCAGGGGTTGGACTACTTCTAGGGTATTCTGCTAAACAACTGCTTCAAAAAGAACGTCTTTCTCCTAATCAAGCACTGTCTATTGTGAAAAAAATGTTTAAAGAAAAAGGACCGATTAGTGGTTCATGGATTTATACGATTCCACAAACGATTACGTTGCACGATTTATCTTATAACGTATACAAAGTAGGAATTAGTCGAACATTTAAAGATAAAGCTGAACAATACGAAGCATTTGTTGATGTCGAAACCGGAGATGTTTTAAAAATCGAAAAGCTCACTTAG
- a CDS encoding M42 family metallopeptidase → MNVETLEMFRTLTELPGAPGNEHAVRRFMKSQLQKYADEIIQDKLGSIFGVKRGGEKDPVVMVAGHMDEVGFMVTSITANGMIRFQTLGGWWSQVLLAQRVQIITDHGPIIGVIGSIPPHLLSDEKRKRPMDIKNMLIDIGADSKEDALQLGIKPGQQIVPICPFTPMANRKKILAKAWDNRYGCGLAIELLKEVKDKQLPNTLYSGATVQEEVGLRGAQTAANMIKPDIFFALDASPANDMTGDKNEFGQLGKGALLRILDRSMVTHRGMREFVLDMAETHDIPYQYFVSQGGTDAGRVHISNEGVPSAVVGICSRYIHTHASMIHVDDYAAAKELLVKLVTACDRTTVSTIKQNA, encoded by the coding sequence ATGAATGTTGAGACACTTGAAATGTTTCGTACGTTAACGGAATTACCAGGAGCACCTGGTAATGAACACGCCGTTCGTCGTTTTATGAAAAGTCAGCTACAAAAGTATGCGGATGAAATCATTCAAGATAAATTAGGTAGTATTTTTGGCGTGAAGCGTGGGGGTGAAAAAGACCCTGTTGTCATGGTTGCAGGCCATATGGATGAGGTTGGCTTTATGGTGACTTCCATTACGGCAAATGGTATGATCCGATTTCAAACTCTTGGAGGTTGGTGGAGTCAAGTTTTACTCGCGCAGCGGGTTCAAATTATAACTGATCATGGGCCTATTATCGGTGTTATCGGCTCAATTCCACCACATTTATTAAGTGACGAGAAAAGAAAGCGTCCTATGGACATTAAAAATATGCTGATTGATATAGGGGCTGATTCGAAGGAGGATGCCCTTCAGCTTGGGATAAAGCCAGGTCAGCAAATTGTTCCGATTTGTCCGTTCACACCGATGGCCAACCGAAAAAAAATTCTAGCAAAAGCATGGGATAATCGCTACGGTTGTGGACTAGCCATTGAATTGCTGAAAGAAGTAAAAGATAAGCAGCTCCCAAATACCCTTTACTCAGGAGCAACAGTGCAAGAAGAGGTCGGGTTAAGAGGGGCTCAGACTGCAGCTAATATGATTAAACCAGACATATTCTTTGCACTTGATGCAAGTCCGGCAAATGATATGACAGGGGATAAAAATGAATTTGGCCAATTAGGGAAAGGGGCTCTCCTTCGCATTCTGGATCGTTCCATGGTGACACATCGTGGCATGCGTGAATTTGTGCTTGATATGGCAGAAACTCACGATATCCCATATCAATACTTTGTTTCTCAAGGTGGAACGGACGCTGGTCGAGTTCATATTTCAAATGAAGGGGTACCTTCTGCAGTAGTTGGAATTTGCTCACGCTACATCCATACCCATGCATCTATGATTCATGTTGATGATTATGCAGCGGCAAAAGAATTGCTTGTTAAGCTTGTTACGGCTTGTGACCGAACAACGGTATCTACGATTAAGCAGAATGCGTAG
- a CDS encoding DUF84 family protein, whose product MKIAIGTTNRAKVDAVKNAFRHFPSVEFIELNVPSEVSEQPFSDEETLQGAMNRAKNALVKEQAHIGIGLEGGVFESDEICYLCNWGALVDHNFNVYVAGGARIPLPSEIYEALKKGKELGEIMDTYTNQDDVRQNEGAIGIFTNGMVTRSQMFQHILHMLIGQWEYQNKKNQTLKAQERV is encoded by the coding sequence ATGAAAATTGCAATTGGGACAACGAATCGAGCAAAAGTTGATGCGGTAAAAAATGCATTCCGTCACTTTCCGAGCGTCGAGTTCATTGAATTAAACGTGCCATCAGAAGTTTCTGAGCAGCCATTTTCTGATGAGGAAACACTACAAGGCGCGATGAATCGAGCGAAAAATGCTCTAGTAAAAGAGCAAGCCCACATTGGGATTGGCCTTGAGGGGGGCGTGTTCGAATCTGATGAAATTTGCTATTTATGTAATTGGGGAGCATTAGTTGATCATAATTTCAACGTGTACGTAGCTGGAGGAGCGAGAATCCCGCTACCGAGTGAAATCTACGAAGCCTTGAAAAAAGGGAAAGAGCTTGGTGAAATAATGGACACTTATACAAATCAAGATGATGTCCGGCAAAATGAAGGTGCCATTGGAATATTCACAAATGGAATGGTGACGCGCTCGCAAATGTTCCAACATATTTTACATATGCTCATTGGACAATGGGAGTATCAAAATAAAAAGAATCAGACATTAAAAGCTCAAGAGAGAGTATAA
- a CDS encoding YtoQ family protein, with amino-acid sequence MELIVYLAGEIHTNWRDELKQKAESLQLPVKFVGPMENHDRSDSIGEDILGKQPTNIYKDEVASSINNLRTTVLMNKSDIVIAKFGEKYKQWNTAMDASTAVSLNKPLILIRPESLHHPLKELSNKANVTVETMNQALKVLSYIFEEGNID; translated from the coding sequence ATGGAATTAATCGTTTATTTAGCAGGAGAAATCCATACAAATTGGCGAGATGAATTAAAACAAAAAGCAGAAAGCTTACAGTTACCTGTTAAATTCGTCGGTCCGATGGAAAATCACGATCGATCAGATTCAATAGGGGAAGACATTTTAGGGAAACAACCAACAAACATTTATAAAGATGAAGTAGCCTCAAGTATTAACAATCTAAGAACTACTGTTCTAATGAATAAATCAGACATTGTCATTGCAAAGTTTGGAGAAAAATATAAACAATGGAATACGGCAATGGATGCCTCAACTGCTGTATCTCTTAACAAGCCTTTAATACTTATTCGACCTGAATCTCTTCACCATCCATTAAAAGAGTTATCCAACAAAGCGAATGTGACCGTTGAAACAATGAATCAAGCATTAAAAGTTTTGTCTTACATCTTTGAAGAAGGTAATATTGATTAA
- a CDS encoding PTS transporter subunit IIC, giving the protein MKDFLKKKGVSLSPKVYFIDALSYMALGLFASLIIGLIIKTIGQQVEFLSPLIEMGTLAMGLMGPAIGAAIAYGLQAPPLVLFSAIICGAAGATLGGPAGSYVAALLATEVGKLVSKETKVDIIVTPFVTISVGYIVANFVGPYIASFMTGFGDVVMWATEQRPLLMGVLVAILMGLALTAPISSAAIALMLDLHGVAAGAATIGCSAQMIGFAVSSYRENGFGGLIAQGLGTSMLQVPNIVRNPFVLIPPTVAGALLAPFGTMVFDMTNVAAGAGMGTSGLVGQIMTFTSMGFSMNTFWAVLGLHFIGPAVISLVLSEWMRKKGYIQFGDMKIHTGE; this is encoded by the coding sequence ATGAAGGACTTTTTAAAGAAAAAAGGGGTTTCTCTATCGCCAAAAGTATATTTTATTGATGCTTTAAGTTATATGGCGCTAGGTTTATTTGCTTCACTAATTATTGGCTTAATTATAAAAACCATCGGGCAACAAGTCGAATTTTTATCCCCTCTCATTGAGATGGGAACACTTGCGATGGGGTTAATGGGACCGGCAATTGGTGCGGCGATTGCATACGGATTACAAGCACCACCTCTCGTTCTTTTTTCAGCTATTATATGTGGAGCAGCGGGAGCAACGTTAGGAGGGCCAGCAGGAAGTTATGTTGCTGCATTGCTCGCGACGGAAGTCGGAAAACTAGTTAGTAAAGAAACAAAAGTAGATATTATCGTGACACCTTTTGTTACAATTAGTGTTGGATATATCGTTGCGAATTTTGTGGGACCATACATAGCAAGCTTTATGACTGGATTCGGTGATGTAGTCATGTGGGCGACTGAACAACGACCGTTATTAATGGGAGTATTAGTTGCCATTTTAATGGGACTAGCTTTAACAGCACCTATTTCTAGTGCGGCGATTGCACTTATGTTAGACTTACATGGGGTAGCCGCAGGAGCCGCTACAATTGGTTGTAGTGCACAAATGATTGGATTTGCCGTGAGTAGTTACCGAGAAAATGGATTTGGAGGACTCATCGCACAGGGTCTTGGGACATCTATGCTCCAAGTACCTAATATCGTTCGTAATCCTTTTGTATTAATACCACCGACAGTTGCAGGGGCATTGCTGGCTCCTTTTGGTACAATGGTATTTGATATGACGAATGTAGCAGCTGGGGCTGGAATGGGAACGAGTGGTCTCGTTGGACAAATTATGACTTTTACTAGCATGGGCTTTTCGATGAATACATTTTGGGCTGTATTAGGATTACATTTTATTGGCCCTGCTGTTATTAGTTTGGTATTATCCGAATGGATGAGGAAAAAAGGATATATCCAATTCGGTGACATGAAAATTCATACTGGAGAGTGA
- a CDS encoding thioredoxin family protein encodes MEKLQSMEQFDQLKNEEKVIFMFSADWCPDCRVIEPILPELQSENDAYTFYYVDRDEFIDLCASLDVFGIPSFVAFHKGEEIGRFVSKDRKTKEQIQQFIDSLSA; translated from the coding sequence ATGGAAAAACTTCAATCAATGGAACAGTTTGATCAATTAAAAAATGAGGAAAAAGTTATTTTTATGTTCTCTGCAGACTGGTGCCCAGATTGCCGTGTTATTGAGCCAATTCTGCCAGAGCTTCAAAGTGAAAACGATGCTTATACGTTTTATTATGTAGATCGAGATGAATTCATCGACTTATGTGCTTCACTTGATGTATTTGGCATCCCGAGCTTTGTCGCATTCCATAAAGGGGAAGAAATTGGACGTTTCGTAAGTAAAGATCGTAAAACAAAAGAACAAATTCAACAATTCATAGACTCGTTAAGTGCGTAA
- a CDS encoding DUF1444 domain-containing protein, which yields MKMTSQKMVQIIKDRFEKEAFSYDFNRKKDTLRIVDEQLQKGVTISLPGFIAKYEEKKEEALEEFFYYIKESFTAMKSTDPLKGKERNILPVIRSTSFPTESNDGIPLIHDDHTAETRIFYALDLGNSYRLIDENLMEKENWTKQHLKEMALFNLRALDTVVKKDQVAGNDFYFVRSNDGYDASRILNDSLLEEYAKKVEGDMVVAVPHQDVLIICDIKNETGYDILAQLTMSFFTSGRVPITALSFIYEKGELDPIFIMAKNRKKED from the coding sequence GTGAAAATGACATCACAAAAAATGGTCCAAATCATTAAAGACCGCTTTGAAAAAGAAGCCTTTTCATACGATTTTAATCGAAAAAAAGATACACTCCGTATCGTTGATGAACAACTTCAAAAAGGTGTTACCATTTCATTACCTGGGTTCATTGCAAAATATGAAGAGAAAAAAGAAGAAGCATTAGAAGAATTTTTTTACTACATAAAAGAATCCTTTACGGCGATGAAGAGCACTGACCCTCTAAAAGGGAAGGAACGAAATATCTTACCGGTTATTCGTTCTACTTCGTTTCCGACAGAATCAAATGACGGCATCCCACTTATTCACGATGACCATACCGCTGAAACTCGAATTTTCTATGCGCTTGATTTAGGCAACTCCTATCGTCTTATCGATGAGAACTTGATGGAGAAGGAAAATTGGACGAAGCAACATTTAAAAGAAATGGCTTTATTTAATTTACGAGCTTTAGACACAGTCGTAAAAAAAGATCAAGTAGCTGGAAATGATTTTTATTTTGTTCGTTCGAACGATGGATATGACGCAAGTAGGATATTAAATGATTCGTTGTTGGAAGAGTATGCAAAAAAAGTGGAGGGGGATATGGTTGTTGCTGTTCCACATCAAGATGTCTTAATTATTTGTGACATTAAGAATGAGACGGGCTATGATATTTTAGCCCAATTGACGATGAGCTTTTTCACGAGTGGACGAGTACCTATTACAGCTCTATCTTTTATTTATGAAAAAGGTGAATTAGACCCGATATTTATCATGGCAAAAAACCGAAAAAAGGAAGATTAG
- the ytpR gene encoding YtpR family tRNA-binding protein: MNIFYNVEGIGDTLLIQLKDISREVKSFEKNGDVVRIFHSETNETAGFNIFNASSYYAFEGKGTVELTEALVDEINKILKKNGIEEQIEADLSPKFVVGHVVEKEKHPNADKLSICKVDVGEEVLQIVCGAPNVEAGQKVVVAKVGAVMPSGLVIKDAQLRGVQSSGMICSAKELDLPNAPQEKGILVLEDDRQVGQPFFQ; this comes from the coding sequence ATGAATATTTTCTATAATGTTGAAGGAATTGGGGACACATTACTTATTCAATTAAAGGATATTAGTCGTGAAGTGAAAAGTTTTGAAAAAAATGGGGATGTTGTTCGTATTTTTCATTCGGAAACAAATGAAACTGCTGGATTTAACATTTTTAACGCTTCTTCCTACTACGCATTTGAAGGAAAGGGAACAGTAGAACTTACTGAAGCGTTAGTAGATGAAATAAATAAGATCTTGAAAAAGAACGGAATCGAAGAGCAAATCGAAGCGGATTTATCTCCGAAATTTGTTGTAGGCCACGTAGTAGAGAAAGAAAAACACCCTAATGCAGACAAACTAAGTATCTGTAAAGTGGACGTAGGAGAAGAAGTTCTTCAAATTGTTTGTGGAGCACCAAATGTAGAAGCGGGACAAAAAGTGGTTGTTGCAAAAGTAGGTGCGGTTATGCCAAGTGGATTAGTAATCAAAGACGCGCAATTAAGAGGTGTACAATCGAGTGGTATGATCTGTTCGGCAAAAGAATTGGATTTACCGAATGCACCGCAAGAAAAAGGAATCTTAGTATTGGAAGATGACCGTCAAGTTGGACAACCATTCTTTCAATAA
- a CDS encoding DNA translocase FtsK, with protein MSWFTKLFKWMIGEEKEEINSANHEKEESYVQLKKDEIPPPSFKQDVSAKVTYTYPKGNFRFPIIPDEEQARSVKRVQRETNVTHEDNYIHSTRKVSKKSANTSPSTSTNRSGFRPTEIPSPIYGFGPRDEKEGMRNDIIHEETHSSASFSFGQEWNEKQEISPLEKIEDDELIAINEHAVAADKVLEKEVEETWEVDSNAGLFQRTKAESINKNTDEITSIEFDEDSAEEFSQLEENVEMIFEEESVSNEPYVEDEIEEKHIEEDPELLEEEDSRHEEIASTTIKIEDGVQKQEQERNDSEKAANNERKAVPYNVLMFGRDKRKLQQREGAKGYQYPSLSLLAMPPAESIDNEEWVREQAELLDVTLHNFNVRAKVVNVTQGPAVTRLEVQPEPGVKVSKITNLTDDIKLSLSARDIRIEAPIPGKNTIGIEVPNPKSKMVLLREILRSPQFVNSTSPLTVALGLDISGAPIVTDLKKMPHGLIAGATGSGKSVCINTMLVSLLYKATPQEVKLLLIDPKMVELAPYNHIPHLVSPVITDVKAATQSLKWAVEEMERRYELFAHAGVRDISRYNEQVVKYQQGEKLPYIVVVIDELADLMMVAPGDVEEAICRIAQKARACGIHLLIATQRPSVDVITGLIKANVPTRIAFSVSSQVDSRTIIDTSGAERLLGKGDMLFLENGSSKAVRIQGNFVSDEEIERVVEHARNQGKPQYLFSQQELLKKVDNLAEEDELFHEACEFVVEQGGASTSSLQRRFRIGYNRAARLMDLMEEQGIISESKGSKPRDVLVTEDELHMLKESSID; from the coding sequence ATGAGTTGGTTTACAAAGCTGTTTAAGTGGATGATTGGTGAAGAAAAAGAAGAAATTAATAGTGCAAATCATGAAAAAGAAGAATCATATGTACAACTAAAAAAAGATGAGATTCCCCCCCCATCCTTTAAACAGGATGTATCAGCAAAAGTAACGTATACATATCCGAAAGGGAACTTTCGGTTTCCAATAATACCAGATGAGGAACAAGCTCGTTCTGTAAAACGCGTGCAGCGGGAAACAAATGTTACTCATGAAGACAACTATATTCATTCTACACGGAAGGTTTCAAAGAAAAGTGCAAATACTTCTCCCTCAACTTCAACGAATCGAAGTGGGTTTCGTCCAACCGAGATCCCCTCTCCAATATATGGATTTGGACCGCGGGATGAAAAGGAAGGAATGCGAAACGATATTATCCATGAAGAGACTCATTCGTCAGCTTCTTTTTCTTTTGGACAAGAGTGGAATGAAAAACAAGAGATATCACCATTAGAAAAGATTGAAGACGATGAGTTAATTGCTATAAATGAACATGCTGTAGCTGCTGATAAGGTTTTAGAGAAAGAAGTTGAGGAAACATGGGAAGTAGACTCTAATGCTGGATTATTTCAGAGAACGAAGGCGGAGTCGATCAATAAGAATACAGACGAAATAACTTCCATTGAATTCGATGAAGATTCTGCGGAAGAATTTAGTCAATTAGAAGAAAATGTAGAAATGATTTTTGAAGAAGAGAGTGTTTCCAATGAGCCTTACGTAGAAGATGAAATAGAAGAAAAGCATATAGAGGAAGATCCAGAGTTACTTGAAGAAGAGGATTCTCGTCATGAAGAGATTGCCTCTACGACTATTAAAATCGAAGATGGAGTTCAAAAACAAGAACAGGAAAGAAACGATTCGGAAAAAGCTGCAAATAATGAACGAAAGGCTGTTCCTTACAACGTGTTAATGTTTGGTCGAGATAAGCGAAAACTGCAACAACGAGAAGGAGCGAAAGGTTATCAATATCCTTCTCTATCACTACTTGCGATGCCTCCTGCTGAATCGATTGATAATGAAGAATGGGTAAGAGAGCAAGCAGAGTTACTAGATGTAACGCTCCATAATTTTAATGTTCGAGCAAAGGTCGTAAATGTTACACAAGGTCCTGCTGTTACACGATTAGAAGTTCAGCCGGAACCAGGGGTGAAAGTAAGTAAGATTACGAACTTAACGGATGATATTAAATTGAGTTTGTCTGCTCGTGATATTCGTATCGAAGCACCGATTCCAGGGAAAAATACGATTGGAATTGAAGTGCCGAATCCGAAAAGTAAAATGGTCTTACTCCGTGAAATTTTACGTTCTCCTCAATTTGTTAACAGCACCTCACCGTTGACAGTTGCGTTAGGTCTAGATATATCTGGTGCACCGATTGTTACTGACTTAAAGAAAATGCCACACGGTTTAATCGCAGGAGCTACCGGATCTGGGAAAAGTGTGTGCATTAATACGATGCTTGTTAGCCTTTTATATAAAGCGACACCGCAAGAAGTAAAGCTCTTATTAATCGACCCGAAAATGGTAGAACTTGCACCATACAATCACATTCCTCACTTAGTAAGCCCTGTTATTACAGACGTAAAGGCTGCCACACAATCGTTAAAATGGGCTGTGGAAGAAATGGAAAGAAGATATGAGCTGTTTGCGCATGCCGGTGTTCGTGATATCTCTCGTTACAATGAACAGGTCGTGAAATATCAGCAAGGTGAAAAGCTACCTTACATCGTCGTAGTTATTGATGAATTGGCCGATTTAATGATGGTCGCACCTGGAGATGTTGAAGAAGCGATTTGTCGAATTGCTCAGAAAGCTCGAGCGTGTGGAATTCACCTGTTAATTGCGACACAACGACCTTCTGTTGATGTCATTACAGGATTAATTAAAGCAAATGTTCCAACTCGAATTGCGTTCTCCGTTTCATCTCAAGTGGACTCAAGAACAATTATTGATACGTCAGGAGCGGAACGTTTACTCGGAAAAGGAGATATGCTCTTTTTAGAAAATGGATCTTCAAAAGCTGTTCGAATACAAGGAAACTTCGTATCAGATGAAGAGATTGAGCGCGTTGTAGAACATGCACGGAATCAAGGGAAGCCACAGTACCTTTTCTCTCAACAAGAATTGCTAAAAAAAGTAGATAACTTAGCGGAAGAAGATGAATTATTTCATGAAGCATGTGAATTTGTTGTAGAGCAAGGAGGCGCTTCAACGTCGAGCTTACAAAGACGTTTTCGTATTGGTTACAACCGTGCAGCAAGATTAATGGATTTAATGGAAGAACAAGGGATTATCTCTGAATCTAAAGGAAGTAAACCGCGGGATGTGCTTGTAACAGAGGATGAATTGCACATGTTAAAAGAAAGTAGTATTGATTAG
- a CDS encoding nicotinate phosphoribosyltransferase: MKEIELKMQGKIKRLTNQTFKFDERIKDGWFSAVYFLKTKEIVKDFKPDNWVTMQFFQKDHAVLCGTDEVIALVKTFADNPDELEIYSLKDGDKISPFETVLTITGPYQSFGYLEGVIDGILARRTSVATNVYNVVKAAGLSGKQKPVIFMGDRDDHYTQQAGDGYAAYIGGSTAQATHAMNEWWGKQGMGTMPHALIQLFDGDVVEAAKAYYQKFPDDDLIVLVDYNNDCITDALRVAREFGDQLKGVRVDTSRTMIDQYFVRNPDVLGTFDPRGVNAPLIFALREALDNEGFEHVKIVVSGGFNEQRIKEFEEQKVPVDIYGVGSSLLKIHIGFTGDSVLLNGKPQAKAGRRYRPNPRLEKVD; encoded by the coding sequence ATGAAAGAAATTGAATTAAAAATGCAGGGGAAAATTAAACGTTTAACGAATCAAACGTTTAAATTTGATGAGCGGATTAAAGATGGCTGGTTTTCAGCAGTTTATTTTTTAAAAACAAAAGAAATCGTGAAAGACTTTAAGCCTGATAATTGGGTGACGATGCAATTCTTCCAGAAAGATCATGCTGTACTTTGTGGTACAGACGAAGTGATTGCATTAGTTAAGACTTTTGCTGATAATCCAGATGAGTTAGAAATCTATTCGCTAAAAGATGGGGATAAAATTAGCCCTTTTGAAACGGTTCTTACTATAACAGGTCCATACCAAAGTTTCGGTTATTTAGAAGGTGTCATTGATGGAATATTAGCCCGCAGGACATCTGTAGCCACTAATGTATATAATGTGGTGAAAGCAGCAGGGTTATCAGGGAAGCAGAAGCCGGTTATCTTCATGGGAGATCGCGATGATCATTATACGCAACAAGCTGGAGATGGATATGCAGCTTACATTGGAGGTTCCACTGCTCAAGCGACTCATGCGATGAATGAGTGGTGGGGAAAACAAGGAATGGGTACGATGCCGCATGCTCTCATTCAACTATTTGATGGCGATGTTGTAGAGGCAGCGAAGGCGTATTATCAAAAATTTCCGGACGATGACCTTATTGTTTTGGTGGACTATAATAATGATTGTATTACGGATGCGCTTCGAGTGGCGCGAGAGTTTGGTGATCAATTAAAAGGCGTTCGAGTTGATACATCAAGAACTATGATTGATCAGTACTTTGTTCGAAATCCTGACGTGCTAGGTACGTTTGACCCACGAGGTGTTAATGCCCCATTAATTTTTGCTTTACGTGAAGCGTTAGATAACGAAGGATTTGAACATGTGAAGATTGTCGTGAGCGGTGGATTTAACGAACAACGTATTAAAGAATTTGAAGAGCAAAAAGTACCTGTTGACATTTACGGTGTCGGAAGTAGCTTGTTAAAGATTCATATCGGATTTACCGGTGATAGCGTGTTGTTAAATGGGAAGCCTCAAGCGAAAGCGGGCCGACGTTATCGTCCGAATCCTCGTCTTGAAAAAGTAGATTAA
- the murC gene encoding UDP-N-acetylmuramate--L-alanine ligase → MTVYHFVGIKGTGMSPLAQILHDMKFKVQGSDIEKELFTQKALEERNIPIYSFSKDNISAGLTVIAGNAFSDTHEEIKAAQEQGVPVYRYHHFLGEFVSRFTSIAVTGAHGKTSTTGLLAHVIQGAEPTSYLIGDGSGKGVENSKYFVFEACEYRRHFLSYHPDYAIMTNIDFDHPDYYRDIDDVFEAFQQMALQVKKGIIACGDDEYLQQIQAKVPVVYYGLSDHNDFQARNIEKHTTGTKFDVFVRNTFYGTFEIPAFGTHSLLNSLAVIAMCHYENVDISIIQDRLKTFKGVKRRFNEKVMNGQVLIDDYAHHPTEIKATIEAARQKYPNREIVAVFQPHTFTRTQSFLDEFADSLKLADRVYLCDIFGSAREKAGNLSINDLKERIEQSALIEEENTSVLKQHKAGVLVFMGAGDIQKYQRAYEQLLLESESAS, encoded by the coding sequence ATGACTGTTTATCATTTTGTAGGTATAAAAGGAACAGGTATGAGCCCGCTTGCGCAAATTCTTCATGATATGAAGTTTAAAGTACAAGGTTCAGATATAGAAAAGGAATTATTTACTCAAAAAGCGTTGGAAGAACGCAATATACCGATTTACTCATTTTCCAAAGACAATATTTCCGCTGGTCTTACAGTCATTGCAGGAAATGCATTTTCGGATACACATGAGGAAATTAAGGCTGCACAAGAGCAAGGAGTACCAGTGTACCGCTATCACCACTTTTTAGGGGAGTTCGTTAGTCGCTTTACGAGCATTGCTGTAACGGGAGCTCACGGTAAGACGTCTACAACGGGGTTACTTGCCCATGTAATCCAAGGAGCTGAGCCGACATCTTATTTAATTGGAGATGGATCTGGTAAAGGGGTAGAGAATAGTAAGTATTTCGTTTTTGAAGCGTGTGAGTATCGCCGTCACTTCCTTTCTTACCACCCAGACTATGCCATTATGACAAATATTGATTTTGATCATCCTGATTATTATCGGGATATTGATGATGTATTTGAAGCTTTTCAACAAATGGCTTTACAAGTTAAAAAAGGAATTATCGCATGTGGTGACGATGAGTATTTGCAGCAAATCCAAGCAAAAGTTCCGGTAGTTTATTACGGATTAAGCGATCATAACGATTTCCAAGCACGGAATATTGAAAAACACACAACTGGAACGAAATTTGACGTCTTTGTTCGAAATACGTTTTACGGTACATTTGAAATTCCGGCATTTGGGACACATAGCTTACTCAATTCATTAGCTGTTATTGCGATGTGTCACTATGAAAATGTGGATATTTCAATTATTCAAGACAGATTGAAAACGTTTAAGGGCGTAAAACGCCGCTTTAATGAAAAAGTGATGAATGGGCAAGTTTTAATTGATGATTACGCTCATCATCCAACGGAGATTAAAGCAACAATTGAAGCTGCTCGTCAAAAATATCCAAACCGTGAAATTGTTGCCGTATTTCAACCTCATACGTTTACAAGAACTCAATCATTCTTAGATGAGTTCGCTGATAGTTTAAAATTGGCTGATCGTGTTTATTTATGTGATATTTTTGGTTCCGCTAGAGAAAAAGCAGGGAATTTATCCATCAATGATTTAAAAGAACGAATTGAACAATCAGCATTAATTGAAGAAGAAAATACGTCGGTATTAAAGCAGCATAAAGCAGGTGTACTGGTTTTCATGGGAGCTGGTGATATTCAAAAATATCAGCGCGCCTATGAACAGTTACTCTTAGAAAGTGAATCGGCATCTTAA